The sequence GTTTCACACAAAGATCCGTTCTCGCTGATAGATCTGCGAAACTTTGTTGTCATCTCTGTTGGGCGGAATCAGCCTCTGGATTTATGTATCGTATTACCCAAACGGGCTGGGACTTTCTGATGTATTCTATGTTTATTATTATTACTTCATTTTCATTTTGTTTAAAAAGCAATCGTATCCAACGACGCATCTTCCAGACGGCTGTAAGTTCTATAGGACATTCAAGCCAAGTCGCGTTTAAAGTACTGCATAAGCACATCATGGTCAAAGACACGAATTTCCTCGATTAAAGTTCGCTGCTCCAGTCCACCTCTACTCTCTTTGCTTGCTCTTAATGTTCTCTGACCTTGAGATGAAGATATACCAGAATAATCAACGATTGCCCGTTTTGCCCACTGTGCCCCTTTAGAGTTAACCAACTCCTTTCCCCTCTCACGAGATTCGTTGCACCTCCTTGGTCTACCCATCATCGCTTAGCAAGACCACATCGTTTTATGTACTTTGTACAAGTCTATCTGATAGCGATCAACATAAACAAAAGAGTCAATGCGGGTGACTTGTCCTCCTAAAAAACGCTCGTCCTTGTCACAACGCAGTACAAGGACATCGAGCCCCGTTGATACCCCGGGCGAGAAAGCCCAGCAAACGCGCGCAGCCCATAGCACTCGTCATTTGCAGCAAACCTCGGGGCCACTCGCCCCCGAGTCATCCATGATTGGCTCCAAATCGTCCTCGCTGCACTGGTTTCAGTCCTCCCGCATGTATACCCACATCTTGTCATGTCAAACTCGGCTGCGCAGACGCGTAACGTGTGGGGTTTGGAATATGTGGATTTAGAGATGTAATGGAAATGATATATATTTGTATACATCCCACATTTAGTCCCGGTTTCTACCAGAACTCTGTGCTATTTTACTGTACTGGTCCTACTTTGTGCACGCTATATATTCGCGCATTGATTCAAAGTTGCAGATACCACCTACAATTGAATCAACGCGGTCTTCTAACCcgtatgcgctattttcaactctgggggtgatcGAAACAAGAAAGAAGAGAGTTCAAGGAGACAAAAACACATCAATCCATGAGACCCTTTCTAGTACCAAAGTGGAAAACGAGCCGGTGCGACTTGCGAGCAACAAGAAAAAAAGTATACTCTTTCCGACGTAGTATGCGGACCACCTTTCTCTGTATATTATAGTCTACCATCATAAAATCAGTATACATAATCTGGACAACGACCAATTCAATTACACGCGTTCGAGACATTCGAAGCAGAACGCAAGGATTTCCGATACCATTAAAGGATCTGACTATCATGAATGTGGACTGCCCAGTTGACCTCGGGCCTAGACTCGTTTCCTGTGGACAAACCCGCGTGTTCATATGGCCATCTGGACTCTTCAAAAGAAtaagcgcatacattcacgCTTTGTGTGATGATAGTTCTACCCACTAGCATACTCGGCATAGCGGTCGTCGAATGTGTCATCAATGTATGAAACTGCATTGTACTTGTCGCAGTACCCACTCTGCCATTTCCCTACAACGGCACATTCTAACACATCCCCTCACATTCAATCCACGCTTATTTGTCGTAGAAGACCCAACTCGAGGTCCGGGTATCACATGTCGTCATCACAATCATCCACACACGCACACAAAAGAGCAAGTGAGAAAGGagaaaaaagaaacaaaAAGAGCGACAGTAGTTGAATAGTACTAACACACAGCCGGAATCCCAACATCTGGAAGGGTCCGAGGCATAGAAACAACCGTAGGTAAGATACTACACACGatgaaaaacaaaaaaaggaaaaaaaAAGTCTTTCAACAAAACCCAAAAAACGGAGCGCATGTGACTATGAGTGTTTATTCACACGAgcgggggaggagggggggagggaaGGGAGATGAAATAAAGAATTAGTATACACGAACCCGTCGCGTGTATTTTTTTTCTTCAACAAAGTGTGTAAAGGAGGATGAGGAAATTATGATCGTTTGACAGTGTATCCTGATTCGGGCAATGGGAAAGCTTCTACGTCCCGGCTGAGTGCCAAGGTATCCAAGCTCGCTCGAACGATTTGTTTGCCGCCTACAGCGCCCAAGTCGACGTCGACGTTAGTATCCAGCGAGTCTCGCGGGGCTCCGCCTGCCGGGCCGAATTGGAACGGGAACGCTTCGAGACCAGAAGACGATACACCCGACGCACTTGAGAACGTGGACATTCCAAGCGTGTGTCTCGAAGGTGGAAGACGAGCAACTTGGCCCTGTTCGagtgcttcttcttcttgtcgtGCGAGCTCGGATAGTGTTGGGACGGGAGGGACAGGCGGAGGGTTGTGGTCTGCGAGAGATTCGGAAACGGACATGGCGAGCGAACCGGGTCTAAGGTTTGTAGATTCGGCGCCCTGGCCGACCGGACTAGGGGGGACGAATGGGAAGCCAGCGAGGATCGAATCCGCAACACTTGCTCCTGATGTGCGACGTACAGGAACGGGGGGAAGGGTGTTTATATCTTCTTCACTTGCTGATGCACTGCCCAATACGACCCTGTGCGCCTCTCCTTCAATCACAGTTCCAATACTGCTCGGACGACTGTCGTACCCCACCGGTTCGGCCAGGAAGGTGGTAGAATTGGGTTGGACTGGGGACTTGGATGCTCGAATGTCTCGTCCTGGCACACCGGGTTGTCCAAAAGTGTTGACAGAGCGCACAGAGTAACTAGCCGTCTCGTTTTCCTTGTCCGCAAATGGGTCTCCACCTTCGCTCTCGGGCGAGAACGGCGATCGCTCGGCGATGTGTTCGGGCGGGAATTCAGGGAGGGGAGGGACGGTACCGGCACTCTTCTTGCTCCGCTGTGAGAAACTACGGATGAGATCTGCGCCTGTACCTGAGCCTGGTGTGGGCGGACCACTGCTGAGCCCTGCGGCAGGGACCTGAACGACTGCTGGACGTGCGACTCCGAGAACTTGACGGACTCCTCCCTGGGCTTGGGAGACGACGACGGGGGTGTCGCTGTACATGAAGCTGCCAACACTGGAGATGGTCGATGCGCGAGAGGCGCCAGAACGCTGGCTCGCAGCGTAGGGACTAGAGAATCGTGGAGGACGCAGGTCTTGGCCGACGGACAAGCGAGAAGCTGCAGATTTGGGAGGTTCGAGCTTAAGGTTGAGATCAGGTGATCGGTGGGGTCTCGAGGGAGGAAGACTGGTAACCGATTGGCGATGACCGTCTGCGAGGGACATGCTGGCCGAGTTCGGGGGGACATAGGCAATAGGAATCACATGAGAGGAGTTTCCGCTGCGGACCGAGAGTGCGTCTGCAAAAGGATCGAGGTTAATGTCCGATGCGGCGTAATGGAGTGTGTGACTCGTGCCGTTGGCATTGGCGTTGGGAGTACGCGGTGAGGCAGGTGTGCTGAGCAGTGTGGGCGGCTTTTCGCCAGCGGGTGTCCCGACAGGAGTGCCAGTGGGACCGCCTTCGACGGTGTACGGGGTCGCTCGTTTGGCAGCGATCACCTGGGCTGCTTTGCGTGCTGCCCGTCGACGTCGGAGAAACCAGAGCATGGCGGCGAGCAGTGCGGTGACCACTACGCAGCTGACGACGGCCCCTGCTACCGCTCCTTCACTAATCGATCCGCTTGCGGGCCTCGAGTTTGGAGTGCAGATCACCTTGTCGCATTGATCACACGTCCTAGGAATAATGAGCAAAATTCAAGCAATTTACCTCTTTTGCAGACGTACCGGAAAATAATCTGGCATGATTCATCGGCCTTGCAATTGCACACTGGTGTAGGGCATGCATCCACAGACAGCTCACAGCGCTTGCCCAACAAAGTAAATGGGATACCGTGGTACATTGGAGTGGGAGGGCGGGGAGAGGATGCCAGGAAGGGGTAGAGAGCGAGTGATATGCTGAGATAAAgagcgacgacgacgaccagCGGCGGTCGACTAGCGATGAAGAGAGTCGTGGAGGAGAGAGCAATCTAATACACCACCAACCTACTTCACTACATCAGCCACGATGGCAACCATTTCAACCTCGCTATTTATTCAGCCCAGGCCCCATCACGTAAGCTTTCTAGTCCCGACCGCAGCCTTAGTCCCCCGGCCCTTGGCGCTAACGCTACATGCATACTCCCGGACTTGCATTTAGTGAGTGATAGTAGCCAGTATATTGTTCTATCTAATCGATCAAGTATTTTCGCCTGAAGAAGTTCCTCAAATGCAGTATTTGCCAGGCTCCTAATGCAACCAGTGCGACAATGGTCACCCATGCAAAATTCACCACCCTACGCTGCGTCGATTCTATTTACACATTCGGCGTATCAGTGCTCCGCCGCGGAGAACTGTAATAATCCCAACTCACCGTTGGTGTCCCTCATGCGCATTTCTCTCCGCTTCAAATAGCCAAATTCGTCTGTAATTTCCTGTACGACCGCCTCCAGTTTGCGCATTTCCGTTTCCAGCCCTGACAACGACTCTTGGTTCGCAATGGCACTAAGCAATAAAACAGTAGGTTTGTACCCGCTTCTGTTAATATGCATGTCCACACTCACTTGTAATCCACTGCGTCTGCGCCAATGTCCACGTCCAAATCAATAACCCTAGCCTGATCCGCCGAAATAACACCTGTTGGGTCCCAAAGTCAATAACCTCCCTCTTCATTTCCCCTGAGCTATTTCCCAAAAAACTTACTCCCCACCAACGTATTTGTAAAACAAATCCCTACGTCGCCTTCACCATGAGCCGTGATCGCAACCCTCGTctcggactttaagcccttTTTGCTCAAATACATATGTTGGTGTTCTGATCTGTCTACGACATCGACGTCAATTCGTTGGTTTTCCCCAGGACCGAGGTTGGCAGTGATAACCACCAACGCGCCATCGTGCGCCGCGTTCCATATACACTTTCGAATAGGATTTTTGGATGCTGGAAGAGCGAATTTGATAGCTGCAGTTTGCAGAGGTGATAATAAGAAGGCTAGTAAGAGTACAGAGAGCGAAATACGGGGTCGTAACATCGTGCAAAGCAATAATAGAGTGAGGAGCGTAAAGTAAGTAAGGAAGGGACGTGTCGAGAGGGTTAAGCGCCGGGACCGAGGGAGAGCCCCAAGCGCTGGATGAGAGAGCGTGTTGTTTTGAACTTTGACTACGATTTCTGCGATTGAGATATGGCCAAGCGAGCGTCCGAACACCAGATTACGAGGGACGACGCGAGCGACGATGAAGATGTGAGTACATTAATTCTTGACTTTTTTTCGCATGCTCATAGACAACTACAGCAACAAGTCAAAGTCGGAATGAGCAAAGCCGATGCGAGTGTGCTTGCTACTCGACAGTACGTCACCATCCACTCGCTCGCCATTGTAATTTTTTCATTAAGATATCTATGTTCGCAGAATAAAAGGCCTTCCAAAACGCAAGGGCGCCACTCCTCTCGCAACATCCGCAAGTTCATCCAACTCGTCATCCGTAAGCTCCACATGGTCCCACAAGCGTCACTTTTAGTAACACAATCCATCCTATAGGCCGATCCGAGTCCAAGGATGGGGTCGTTTGCGGGATTCGGGGCTCCCGCTGCTTCCCCTGCTGCTGCCTCTTCAGAGACAAAACCAGAGGTTTGTGCTTTTGGTTATTTGTTGGGTGGCATTGACTTACATTGCATGTCCCAGGCTCCGCGATTCGCCGGGTTCGCTGGATTCGGAGCTGCTCCTGCTTCAGCTCCTGCTCCTGTTCCCACAGCCAAACCAGCCGAGGTGAGTGGTGATATCATAGGTGTACAGCCCTCCAGTCTCATGATGTCCGCACAGACGCCACGTTTCGCAGGATTTATGGGATTCGGTGCAGCACCTAAGTCCGCCGCTCCTGCCTCGACTTCTTCAGCCGAGACTAAACCTGCATTCACTGGGTTCGGTACAGCCAAGTCTACTACTACCGCAACATTCGCACCTACATCATCTCCCTTTGGCTCTTTTTCTGCACCCAAACCCGAACCTCCCAAGTCCGACCCCGAGCCCAAGGAGAATACGAACGTGGATACGGACGCGGCGCTCAAGTACTGGACTTCATTGCGCGGGTTAAATCATGCGTTTGTGGAGAACATCAAGAAATCTTACGAGGGCGACATGTTCTCCGATTTGACTGGGCCAGTGAAGCAGTACCAAGAGTTTAGGGAAAAGATTGTAAAAGAGTACGAAGATTCGAAGAAATCTTCTGGAAAGAAGCCTGCAGAGACCAAGTCGACGTTTTCGTTTGGTGCATCGACTTCGGCTTCTTCACCGTTTACTTTTGGTGCTCCCAAGGCGCCCGCCGAGTCGAAACCTACTCTGCCGATGCCTCCTAAACCTACTTCATTCGGCTCAAAAGATGCACCGCTCGTGACTCCGGCTGCTACACCACCCGTGATCCCGCCTTCTCCTAAAAAGCCTGCTCCAATGTTCAACTCGACCGAGGCTCCTGTTCCCGAGGCTACCCCCACACCTTCTCCTATGCCCGAAGGGTCCACACCGAACATATTCGAGGTCGCGGCGAAGAAAAGCGTCGAGGAGAAGAAAGAGGATAAGGATAAACATGCCAGCCCGAGCAAGCCAGCGTTTACGTTTGGAAGCAGCTCCTCGACCGGGTTCGGTGCTACCTCGAGTCCGTTTGGGTTGGCTACGACGGCCAAACCCGATGCCAAGCCATTTAGCTTTAGCACATCCAATACCACCCCTTTCTCCGGGTTCGGAGGCGCGAGCACTACCACCACGGCCAGTGTGGACGGAGCTTCTACGACCGCCACGCCAGGCGCCAGTACACCATCCAAAGCCTTTACGTTTACGAATCCCCTCTCTACACCCGGGACGCCATTTGCCTTTGGTGCAGGTTCGCCAAAGGGGAACACCACGACCGCTAAACCGGCAGGCTCGGTCGGATTCTCGTTTGGCGCTAGCCCCCCACGAAAGGAACCCGCTTCGTTCCCGTTCGGCGCTGTTTCCGGCCCGACGTCTGCTGCCGCGACACCTAAATCCGAAGCGGGCCACGCGACCTCGGACGATGACAAGGACAAGCCCAAGGAAGGTGAATCCGCCGAGAACAAAACGGACGAAGAACCCGATACGGACAAGGCACAGACCAATGGCGCCGGGGAAGAAAACGAAGACACGGTATTTGGTGCCCGTGCCCGCGTGTTGAGGTTTTACAACCAGGCCTGGGTCGGTGTAGGGATCGGCCAGTTCAAGATTAAATATGATCGCGAGACGAAGAAACGACGAGTTTTGCATCGGTTGGAGGGAACCGGGCGGGTGGTTTTGGTGAGTGGACCCAGATTGCGTTTCTGGGAACCTTGAATTAACTTATTGTGCTAGAATTGTGGTTTGTTCGAAGAGATGAATCCTGTATTGGAGAGTAAAGGACTTATGCGATTTACTGCTCTTGATGACCAGGGACATCCCATGTTGTACCGCGTCAAGGTTAAGACGGAAGCTGAGGCCGAATCGCTTACGGACTCCCTCAAAGACGCGATAGAAGCAGCCAAGGGTGACAAGGCTTgattctttttttttttttgttataTGCTCTCGTTTGCTCTTTTGATGGCTAGTACATATATGCACTGCGTATTATACATATTACTGGAAACAAACTCCTTCAGAAAGATATGTGCTCTTGTCAGGTTTCAGTCGTATAGAGATGGCAGGGGTTGGAGGGTGGGCAGTGTTGAGGGAGGAACCCCCGTTTCTTCTGAGCTACTCTCCTCGTCATTGTCATCTCCACTCTCAttatcttcatcttcatcctcatcctcatccccCGAATTCATctcttcgtcgtcatcgtTGGCTTCGCCATCTTCTTCTTCACTTCCCTCATCGCTCTCTAAATCCCCAAACATATTTCCCCCGAAAAAGACATcagggaagatccatccCTCGTTTGTAGTATTCGTTCGCTCGGGCTTGGGCAGTTCGGTCACATCGGCGACTTTCCATAGCCAGGTTGGCCCTGCGGGGTCGTCTGGCTCATGGTTATTACCAGTCCATGTTCCGAGGAAGCCGGCTGCCGAACCGGCGTCCCCGAGCTAATAAGAGTTTCAGCCAAAGTTCACCGGAACTAGAAGATACGTACTTGCACGGCCTCTGTGACCCAGCGATCATCTGTATCATAACGGGTCACCTATCAATCAAGTCCCTGTGAGCTTCGGAGAAATCAATGTATCTGGAGAAAGAGCTTACCAAGCGCCATCTGACGTATCCGTTTGAAGTCATGCATACAAACCCATGTACCCCACTGATCATCGTATCGTTTGCAACGCTGAAGCCATTGAAGTGTAATATCGGTCGATCCTCGAACGGTGGGTCTGCGGGCTCAGCTTTGGTTAGTTTGAGTGTCATAGTGATTATTCGTGTCGCCTCGTTGAAGAGTTTGTGCTTGCTATCAATACGTCAACCATGCGCACGATTCCGTTATGAATGAATATACACACAAAACTGATGTGTCTAACCCGCCGTTTGGACGTCTGCTGTGTACCTACATGGCTCAGAACTTCAAGATCGAGAGCATATAATTACGTTATTTTGCACTTACATTATACTCTAGGATATAATTTAGTGTCAAATTATGTTGAACATATTAACACCGAACATACCATGAAAATCTCTATAATCCATGAAGCATACTAGCCGCCTCCACACACCTTCAACGCCCGCCCAATCGTTGATCCCTTTCTCATTTATGCGTGATGGGTTGTTTTTTAGAGCAACGGCTGCGGCTTTTGAGCTGCCACCCCAAACGGCCTGCGGACCTGTCGGAGGAATGGGGTAATTATGTCCAATAATTCGCCTTTGGGCAAGATTTTCGATTATTACTCGCTGACATGCTGCAAGATGGACCCAATTCGGCTCCATCCCCCGTTCCGTCATCCTCCATGGTCCATGCCAGCCCTCCTGTCGGTAATTCTGAATATTATACACGTACGCTCGGGCGTTTAGGCGAGATTTTTGCGCTAATTCTGAGGGTAGTTTATGCTCGGCGTTGAAGAAACAAACTTGAAGCTCGGCCGTTAGTTGACGGTCTTCTGAGGAGGGCTGTTCAATATCTGGGTCGTGTAAGAAATGTCGCATGAGAAATTCGGTGCTAAAACTAGATGGATGGAGTAGCTTTGTTAGCCACGCGACGTTTCGCGAACGAGTAAATTCAATCGATGCGGGAGGTGTTGTTTCAAGGATGGACAAAATGGTCCGAATAGCTCTGTAACGCCTGGCAGGTATCCTTTCGTCAGTGGCACACGAGCTGAGCCCTAATTTCGATAGGAACATCTGTGCTGATATACGTCGTTCGACTTGGTCTCGCCACCTGAACCTGGTTGGGGGTCTCCCGTTCTCATCTAATAGTTCGTCTGGAATATAGAACTGTAGCCGTTGGTCTTCGTCTAGATCGGCGTCTGCAAGAGGCGATATGCAAAACCAAGGAGTCCGTATTGCCATGATAGCTTCATTTGCGAGTCTTGGGTCATCCCATATTGAGATAAAGAGATCTCTCCAAAGTAAATCACCTAGTCCTTTAATGTAGCTGTGGAGTGCACGGCAAGAGCGAGAAAAAGTAGATACAGTAACAGGAGATAGTTTCCATATGATGATATTTAGAACATCGGGCGGAAGGTCGAGTAGCTTTATGCTTTGAGTTGATGGACCATTTGAGGATCTAGATGTCGTCTCTGACGAAGCCAAGGCGCCGATCATGCCCAGTTATGAAGGTACGTGTCCAAGCAGCAAGCGAATGGATGCGTTGCGACTGTCAAACGAAATTAATGAGCACGCTAAACTAACGTGTGAATAGCGGCGTGCGTGTAAACGGTGAAGCGCACGGTACGACAGCGAGCAGATGACGGTCGATAGGCATTCATAATCCCAACGGGGTCAAATGCATTGGTCAGCCTCCACCTACCCACACGTGATGATCCGGCGTAGCCAAACGCCGATTAGCATACAGGCGCACAACCTTTGTGCTGGTATTTAAATAAGTCGAAGTAAACTCGGCGAAAAATCTAATGTAATAAAAGAGCGCGAGATGAAGCGGGCTTTCCCAAACATGCATCACCGACACTTACACAGGTAGAAGCCTGACCGTATTAGCATTACCGATTGAGATGTAACTTGGTGCCCGCTCACCATTGAATATGCTTGCGGCATTTAGCAGGGGTACCGGGCTCCCGCAAAAACCTGTGAAAGGATTAAACACGGAGTTTCAAATATACGTCGTATTACTTCCTGGGAATGTCAAACTTAGTTCAAGTCCCACAGTTACACTGCAGTTAAATAGACATCGGAGGGTAAGGCTTCAGCTCCTTCAGTGTATCTATAGACCCGCCCGGTCGAAGATGAATAAACAAAATAGTCTAATCTATAATTAGggacgcatatatatacttGATGTAGGAGTACACACAAATAAAATTTAAGGAAAACAATTCATTCGTCGCCAAGTGATTAATATTCCTTGCAGTTCCAACACTATCGGTAAGAAGCCCCTTTTTACGAGAAACCGTAGAGCCCAAAAGAGATTAAGTAAGAGCGGATAAACGTAGGCTACATGGCAACGGGACGAAAGGCAAATTGAATTATTCCAAACTTCTGATGTGCTTGCCGAACTTACGAGGGGAAATATGTCATTACATGCTGGGGGTGTAACCGATACGGGAGTGAGGCGAAACCTAAAACTAGCAGAATATGGAGCCAAATTCAACCACAATGGGGTGTATAAACAACATGCGTGGCATTACTCGTGAAAAAGTACAAAAATTTTCAGAGATACGCCAAGTCCGATGAAAGTGAACATCCACAAACTTGCAGTATCAAAGTGAGTCCGTTCCCGACAAGAAAAGTGATCCAACAAAAGTTATATATGATAACCGACGGGAGAAACAAGTAAAACCAGAAACAAAACTAAATCTAGGGAAGGTGAGATGCTCAGGACTTGATGCATGTCTTGCCATCTTCTTTTGACACAGTGTAGCCAGGTTTGCAGGTGTATAGCTTGCAAGCACCGGCCTCGCATCCCACATTCCAAGAGTGAGCAACAGCAGTGCAGTCCTGGCCCTCGCCCAGGGAAGAGCACCCACCACAGTGCTTGATATCTTGATAAGTATCAACGCTAAGAAGAAGTTAGTCGTAAATAACCTGTTGATATTATTGAATATACATACCACTCATAATCAGATGATTTGTTGAGAGATTTAGCGCCGATTATGGGGCATTCGGTCTTCTTGCTAGGGCATCGCTCAACAATGCGATTGTGGCGcttggctttccagccatggTTGCCTCCGTTATATCCTCCGTTGTTTCCACCGTTATATCCTCCATTGTTGCCCCCATTGTATCCTCCGTTGTATCCACCGTTGTTACCTCCCCCATAAGAGCCACCCGGAGGAGTTTGCGAAGGGGTAGAGTTGCCGGTGGTAGGAGTGGGATCTTCTTCGCAGCACCAAGATCCTTTAGACCAAGAGAAGCCGCGCTTGCAAGTAGGCTCAGGAGGGTCTTCATGACGAGGAGTGCAGCAACCCTGCTTGGTGTTCCAGTACCAGTTATCTTTGGGGCAATCGCGGGAGCGGCTAAACATTAAGTCAGTGTAAGTAACTTGATGTTAAGTTGCATTAATACTCACGGAGGAGTAGGAGGAGCCGAGGGTCCTCCATGGTCAAGGCAGCAACCAAGTTTGGCATACTGAAAGAATGTAAATC comes from Rhizoctonia solani chromosome 4, complete sequence and encodes:
- a CDS encoding F-box protein translates to MIGALASSETTSRSSNGPSTQSIKLLDLPPDVLNIIIWKLSPVTVSTFSRSCRALHSYIKGLGDLLWRDLFISIWDDPRLANEAIMAIRTPWFCISPLADADLDEDQRLQFYIPDELLDENGRPPTRFRWRDQVERRISAQMFLSKLGLSSCATDERIPARRYRAIRTILSILETTPPASIEFTRSRNVAWLTKLLHPSSFSTEFLMRHFLHDPDIEQPSSEDRQLTAELQVCFFNAEHKLPSELAQKSRLNARAYVYNIQNYRQEGWHGPWRMTERGMEPNWVHLAACQRVIIENLAQRRIIGHNYPIPPTGPQAVWGGSSKAAAVALKNNPSRINEKGINDWAGVEGVWRRLVCFMDYRDFHEYNVHSRRPNGGLDTSVFKHKLFNEATRIITMTLKLTKAEPADPPFEDRPILHFNGFSVANDTMISGVHGFVCMTSNGYVRWRLVTRYDTDDRWVTEAVQLGDAGSAAGFLGTWTGNNHEPDDPAGPTWLWKVADVTELPKPERTNTTNEGWIFPDVFFGGNMFGDLESDEGSEEEDGEANDDDEEMNSGDEDEDEDEDNESGDDNDEESSSEETGVPPSTLPTLQPLPSLYD
- a CDS encoding Ran-binding protein 3, which encodes MAKRASEHQITRDDASDDEDQQVKVGMSKADASVLATRQIKGLPKRKGATPLATSASSSNSSSADPSPRMGSFAGFGAPAASPAAASSETKPEAPRFAGFAGFGAAPASAPAPVPTAKPAETPRFAGFMGFGAAPKSAAPASTSSAETKPAFTGFGTAKSTTTATFAPTSSPFGSFSAPKPEPPKSDPEPKENTNVDTDAALKYWTSLRGLNHAFVENIKKSYEGDMFSDLTGPVKQYQEFREKIVKEYEDSKKSSGKKPAETKSTFSFGASTSASSPFTFGAPKAPAESKPTLPMPPKPTSFGSKDAPLVTPAATPPVIPPSPKKPAPMFNSTEAPVPEATPTPSPMPEGSTPNIFEVAAKKSVEEKKEDKDKHASPSKPAFTFGSSSSTGFGATSSPFGLATTAKPDAKPFSFSTSNTTPFSGFGGASTTTTASVDGASTTATPGASTPSKAFTFTNPLSTPGTPFAFGAGSPKGNTTTAKPAGSVGFSFGASPPRKEPASFPFGAVSGPTSAAATPKSEAGHATSDDDKDKPKEGESAENKTDEEPDTDKAQTNGAGEENEDTVFGARARVLRFYNQAWVGVGIGQFKIKYDRETKKRRVLHRLEGTGRVVLNCGLFEEMNPVLESKGLMRFTALDDQGHPMLYRVKVKTEAEAESLTDSLKDAIEAAKGDKA
- a CDS encoding Endoplasmic reticulum vesicle transporter — translated: MLRPRISLSVLLLAFLLSPLQTAAIKFALPASKNPIRKCIWNAAHDGALVVITANLGPGENQRIDVDVVDRSEHQHMYLSKKGLKSETRVAITAHGEGDVGICFTNTLVGSVISADQARVIDLDVDIGADAVDYNAIANQESLSGLETEMRKLEAVVQEITDEFGYLKRREMRMRDTNESTQRRVVNFAWVTIVALVALGAWQILHLRNFFRRKYLID